In the Arachis ipaensis cultivar K30076 chromosome B04, Araip1.1, whole genome shotgun sequence genome, ATCTTTGAGTGGCCTCCCTTAATTCTTTCATGGTGAGCTCTAAAGCTGatagttcttgatatgaataaggagatgatgattcttgatatgaataatgagaagtggctcttgatatgactAAAAGGAGTATGGTTCTtagtatgaatatggagatggtggttcttgatatgagtgagaagatgatggttcttgatagatggaatacggagcactgaagtttctttaGTCTTGACTTTCCCAACCAAAGTCCAGATAATTCCTCCATCCATAGTAATTTGAATCACTGCTTGGATGTGAGTAGTAACCATGTGATCCCTCTCTATTATTGTTCCtcagcacaaaacaccaaacaaaattaaatgcaccatgtggtaaacagaaaagcaaagaagaaagaacagaaaaatttatttatttatttatttttaaagaaataaaatagagaaaagtaaaaaaaattcaaaaataaatgcGAAGAggtaaactaaaaattaaaaaattaaaaaaaaaaaagaaaaatactagtattttgaaaagaaaaattactatggggacaccaaacttaatttcaaaaattaaagaaaaactttaactaaaataaaactcaaattttcgaaaattaaaagaaaaaacaaaattaacacaaatcaaaaactaaaaacgcctaatctaagcaatcaaacaattaATAGTTGTCAATTAtagtcaatccccgacaacggcgccaaaaatttggtgtggATTTTTGGAATACCCACAACTTAACCTGCAAGTGCACCGgctcatccaagtaatacctccagtgagtgagggtcgatcccacgaggattgatggactgagcaacaatggttgaatgattggcttagttaggcaaacagaaaagacTATTTGGTGGTTTGAAATTGCATAAAACAGTAAATAAGTGAATAAGAAAGCAAATAAGAGTATTGATGTAAAAATAGTGAGAAAACGgttaaggtttcggagatgtttactttttcggattaaaatgtcttaccaactattttaacaatgaatgatttatTCTATGGAAAATCATAAGTGTCTAAACCTTAATATCTTAGcgatttagcctcctctaaccttcatcaaccgccactctcgtggtcacttaactcagattagagggtgaagttcagaatactagtttataccacgaaggccctatctgtaacaccctaactaccaaagttcacacttccggctgcacgactctgatagctcggacattacgacgacacttatactacttaatactaaaatatgagcctgtttaaaactttaaaccacaataccgctcccaaaaatactttcgttcgataacgtacctccataaataccattcaacttacaacaactcataaagagtacatccatatatatacataaatatatataaataatattacaaacataatccaatacaattcatatccctcttacagattatatcaagataaaggcgagggtgtaGTAaatcataactaaaacaatacagagcatcacaacaacaattaaataagctcttcgtaacttctgcgcccatatcctgaaaggggaaaaatgtaggggggtgagaacatcatcctcgaaagggttctcagtagagggtttttgggaattactgtaataggatacgtgaagataaccgcaccagtgattcataactgtcttatgcctcttttcaaaaacaacggtttaaatactaatattttcaaaagaaaaattactatggggacaccaaacttaatttcaaaaattaaagaaaaactttaactaaaataaaactcaaattttcgaaaattaaaagaaaaaacaaaattaacacaaatcaaaaactaaaaacgcctaatctaagcaatcaaacaattaATAGTTGTCAATTAtagtcaatccccgacaacggcgccaaaaatttggtgtggATTTTTGGAATACCCACAACTTAACCTGCAAGTGCACCGgctcatccaagtaatacctccagtgagtgagggtcgatcccacgaggattgatggactgagcaacaatggttgaatgattggcttagttaggcaaacagaaaagacTATTTGGTGGTTTGAAATTGCATAAAACAGTAAATAAGTGAATAAGAAAGCAAATAAGAGTATTGATGTAAAAATAGTGAGAAAACGgttaaggtttcggagatgtttactttttcggattaaaatgtcttaccaactattttaacaatgaatgatttatTCTATGGAAAATCATAAGTGTCTAAACCTTAATATCTTAGcgatttagcctcctctaaccttcatcaaccgccactctcgtggtcacttaactcagattagagggtgaagttcagaatactagtttataccacgaaggccctatctgtaacaccctaactaccaaagttcacacttccggctgcacgactctgatagctcggacattacgacgacacttatactacttaatactaaaatatgagcctgtttaaaactttaaaccacaataccgctcccaaaaatactttcgttcgataacgtacctccataaataccattcaacttacaacaactcataaagagtacatccatatatacataaatatatataaataatattacaaacataatccaatacaattcatatccctcttacagattatatcaagataaaggcgagggtgtaGTAaatcataactaaaacaatacagagcatcacaacaacaattaaataagctcttcgtaacttctgcgcccatatcctgaaaggggaaaaatgtaggggggtgagaacatcatcctcgaaagggttctcagtagaggatttttgggaattactgtaataggatacttGAAGATAAactgtaccagtgattaataaccatcTCATGCCTCTTTTCAGAAACatcggtttacaataaaagtaaagtcggaaatcttttctgaaagaggaaccattcaattctcaaaaactcaaaagtctttcaaaacggtttatctatgctgaaacaaaatagcatttcatattttattctAAATCAGAAACATAAAactgaaatcaaccatcggttcatctcattccaaccacggccctatgcccaaacaatccaaccacggccctaggcccaaacaatccaaccatcaaccaaatcaccacaatctaacagagtcccagttgcaaacacagataggaagttcaagcacaaacaacagttacagcaagtagaacaattagcagttaatcatatagacaaaccaagtacaatatgcacaataTGCacatgtcacatagatgcatatgatgcatgcctgtccctagtggctgatgatatcatctgtcggttatatagccaacccgacacatcctggtagctaaccatggacagaaacacccatcgcggagcaagtaggtttgagctacaacNNNNNNNNNNNNNNNNNNNNNNNNNNNNNNNNNNNNNNNNNNNNNNNNNNNNNNNNNNNNNNNNNNNNNNNNNNNNNNNNNNNNNNNNNNNNNNNNNNNNNNNNNNNNNNNNNNNNNNNNNNNNNNNNNNNNNNNNNNNNNNNNNNNNNNNNNNNNNNNNNNNNNNNNNNNNNNNNNNNNNNNNNNNNNNNNNNNNNNNNNNNNNNNNNNNNNNNNNNNNNNNNNNNNNNNNNNNNNNNNNNNNNNNNNNNNNNNNagccatttcactttgaaatcaaacttcaactctttttagccttggcttttagaaatctcgtttctcaaatcatctcaggctcataagccaaatttactcaaagtgagttccctttttaaaacaaagccgctctcggcatcctctttccgaaacttccaaaaccatggaaagttaaagattcattttgggaACATTCGAAATCACCCATCCCACAATgagattttataacaaagtttttcggcagagtcccaagtctttaggggagaatagcataactcatttcgccgaattcatttaaaatcattaaaaccttggctttccgatttgagtaataaaataggatctaagccgaaccgagtcacgtaatcatttatttctttcaaagccatttcctttacttaggcaaaaccagcttcaacccccatgataaattctaaagcgtttcaactgttcaaaattgttttagtcttgcaaaagtTCAGAGTTCAAAgtgtacttaaaacctttctcaaaacatttcaaaataaaacttgtcaatagacattcaggttctttcaaagtcattgaaacttctttaattgaaacccccaagtcaaattcaaaggcataaacccttttcgcattcaaacagctttaaaacacaagtttcatctaaataactttctcttgaaagagatacaatacctttcttaagaagcaagactaaatcacaatttcatctttactaactcatttcgaaagcatgaatcatccttttcttgataattcaaataaaatagcagaagtctttaactcatcattttctagacaacatttcaataaagactcgaattttatagaaatttcggcagcacctcccctaaaacttggacttttgccacccggttcgggtcccaactaaaccgtttctcattccttttcaacagctcaatccagaaatcaattcaaaagcaagctaaatccaacagtcgcctcagtggcatatctcaaggaaaccatttcaaaaatcaactcaataccaactgatttaactcatttctaaagctttagaGAATCAGTTCaacaataaatcatttttcaaaaccaaatcaattaaagcaacccaggctgaatttcaaaagtattctatctttcacatcatcaaaataattgactccattcaaaccaatcctcaacggattaaactcatttcaaatctttaaagaatcaacttcaaacattacatttcacaagccacacaacaattcagccaaaccaacatccatagtcatttgagtcaatcaaataatacataaggcagatacaatcaccaaatacacaatatctcacatcagtacccatatgtaataattccaataataaactatagttttcggaaagcgcccctacctcaaaacgcaattccataatccaaacgcctcATCAAGCCCATTTCCGCCTCAActcgaactgacggcaaccaaaacctcagctcccagccacgttcacaataaccatagcaacactaatcgcaacatacaacaaccagAACTCAATCGTATAGCGATTAatgccacaaacctcagcgtatgataacagGATAGTAACTAAAGGGATTTCaaatcgaaacgcttaccgaaccgaagaaggaatggttgaaccgaaacagcggcggtctccgaaccggtttGGCGACAACCCGGCAGTCAGCCCCAAGCAGCAGCGGTGATCTGAACCACACGCAGTGACGATGAAGTTCCAGGAAACTCAACAGAAGGGAAACTCAACTTAAAAGCCTTACCGGCAGCATTTTCCGGCGACGACAGCAGGATCTCAAGTGGCAGAGgctcagcccggagctccggCGGTGATCCCGGAAGTGACAGAACCACTCCAGGCGGTTAAAACAAAGGGGCACAGCTTTCTCTTCCTACCGCGACACCTGCGGCGGCCTGAATCCTTTTCCGGCGACAGTGAGAACCCCAACAGCGCGGCGCGGTTCAGTTTGCTCCATAGCACAGCAGCAACCGAGCCTCCAACTCGCGTCGTCCTCTCTCCCACGATGCTCACTCACGGCGAACCAGGGAAGCAAAAGCGGAGCTCCATCGTGCTTCTCGTTCGGAGCTGGCAAGGACGATGGCGCGGTGACCCCGACGGCAACTGGGCGCAGCTCGCAGCTCCGTGGGTGGCGGCGACGCGATGAGTTCCTCTTCTCCTCTTCTCTGCGCGACACGACTCTGACTGCGGACTCCAAGGCGGCGCGACGGCGGTGGTGAGGCCTGATGCACCGGCGACACTCCTCCCTCCCCTCTTCCTTCCTAACTTCTCCGTGTATCCCTCACCCCACTTCCCTTTCTGTTTCTATTTCCGTTGGAGGGGTTTTGGGTGGCAACGCGTTTCAAACCTTGGGGGAAAGAACGGCGCTGGGTAGGGGTCAAGTGGCTAGGGTTTCAGGGTTAGCTTTTAGAgtaaaaattagggttaagggcattatggtaatttcacataaaattgggaataatatagtaattgaaacccaaattaagtccaacactaattgtatataggaAATacaatttgctcatcaatttcacaaattattttcaataaaatgtccaaatcaaataattagaagtaatatacttaatttcttcattttccaaaatagcagtaataatatttaaaatattacttatctaatccaaatcatataaaatccttattatttcataactatcaaccttatactttaaNNNNNNNNNNNNNNNNNNNNNNNNNNNNNNNNNNNNNNNNNNNNNNNNNNNNNNNNNNNNNNNNNNNNNNNNNNNNNNNNNNNNNNNNNNNNNNNNNNNNNNNNNNNNNNNNNNNNNNNNNNNNNNNNNNNNNNNNNNNNNNNNNNNNNNNNNNNNNNNNNNNNNNNNNNNNNNNNNNNNNNNNNNNNNNNNNNNNNNNNNAAAAgtatctcaaaatataatcatatatacgattttcaaatactttgattgtcatatgcataagggtgcaaaggtaggagtgtgattgcaaagcaaacgttacaaggtaggctcaataCACAAGGTCACATAATCTCAAGACTTTTACAAAAACTTGAGGTAACAAAATATGGTGCAAAccaagataggcgttcacaaaaTAAGGCGATATCAATGTGACATAAAGGCTACCAAAACAGGTTGGTAATAAAACAATGGCCACAACGTTTGCCGACAAATCTCGTTCTTACTTCAGAACCTCAACCTCCCAACTCCACCAATCATTTTACAACCTCATGGCCAATCATAAGCCTAACAACCGCAAACCCGTTAGCAAGGAACAAAACATCCACAACTCATAACATGGTACACCTACCGTTTCACcttccatatacacatatcacgtcttaaagaactaacgcatcgtgttactacgtctacaaatcgcacgtgatatcaaaacagttctcgagtctactcagaaggatacaagatttaaaaaggagagtcaaatgtcaagGATAATACTCATAGATTCGAGAGAATGTATCCAATCCCCGGATAGACAAAGATGTCCAAGCAAAggagtttgctagaaataaattgattgacAATTCCAAAGAAAACACTTGGATCCAAGAAATCCAATAGGACCAATCAGAAGAGAACCAGCGCCTTAGTTCGAAACAAATTCAAGTTGAGTCGAAGAAGTAGGAGGTTTACAAAAAGGAatatcaaacccaagacaaagctcacaaaaCTCAAGAGCAAGATTAAAAGTACTTccaaatacattgttcataaaggAACTGAAACTTGCGGAAAAACCACTTCGCAATCTAAAAGAAAGGTTAATTAACaacatccttcaagagagtaacaaaagcataatcgTGGCTTTGCTTTAATGCAAGTTCATGTTGAAATAGATTTTGTCGAGTTCTAAAAACAAGGTGCACACGGGTTTGGCTAAAGGCTAAAATATTtcttcaaatattttagaaagataattagatgcacaacttaaccaaaagtagTTCATAAAACTCGGGAGAGAAATCAAaggcttgttcaaaaattctcaaagttcatattcaaacaagcgtgtataacattcgtagcaaggatgaaagagaaaattaaactccttttagaaaagaaactccaaGGTAAAAATTTGCACACAATCTggtaaggaaataagtggtgtgTTACAAACAAACcagtttccactaaacaaggaagctttccaaaacttcatttaaaagggcgcatgccaactttaaattaatttcGTCACAATTGGACAATGGTTTTAATCTCAATcaaacaacagaaaataaattccattTAATATTTCGTCAAAGAGAATTCGAAACTTCTTTAAAAGGtccaaaacaagactccaaaagcgttcttgaaatcaccatctcggaagaacattcaagaagtttaagatgtactaaaaaggagtcatGCCTTACTCAAAACTAGGATTTCATCTATGATAAcacatcagtgctttcatatacatacttcactagtattaagccggccgaacttaatatcaggaattatgcaatgcaagactaacagcgttaatcaatagactgtcatgtgcataaagctctaattctcgtcattcgacaagacctaatacatgacaaacgctcagagt is a window encoding:
- the LOC110271515 gene encoding uncharacterized protein LOC110271515, encoding MCIWKVKRKEEGREECRRCIRPHHRRRAALESAVRVVSRREEEKRNSSRRRHPRSCELRPVAVGVTAPSSLPAPNEKHDGAPLLLPWFAVSEHRGREDDASWRLGCCCAMEQTEPRRAVGVLTVAGKGFRPPQVSRLEEAKSLRY